From a single Bacillota bacterium genomic region:
- a CDS encoding Nif3-like dinuclear metal center hexameric protein — MKPRVSDIVAIMEGLAPPGLAEPWDRIGLQVGSLESPVEDILVTLDVEEEMAAPGRLVVCHHPLFLKPPVDLRLDRPLGRLLGEMVRAGTSVLVAHTNLDAARQGTADALYLVLKEPLGLQDAVPFAGSREYWKIVVFVPAGHEDEVREALASAGAGHIGRYSHCSFQARGTGTFKPSEGATPYTGRAGQLERVEEFRLETVVESALAPGVVRSMLDAHPYEEVAYDLYPVAQKGPGRFGRIADLDTPLSMEDLAIRVSAALSSPVRSVGSGEIPRLALVPGSGCEFLQEASSMGARCLITGDVRYHQAREALSMGFGLLDAGHFATEVPVVARLAGTLREGLSARNLAVPVNAWQSSDPFRYWGCS; from the coding sequence GTGAAGCCCAGGGTTAGTGATATAGTGGCAATCATGGAGGGCCTGGCGCCTCCGGGGCTGGCTGAGCCATGGGACAGGATTGGCCTTCAGGTCGGCTCGCTTGAATCCCCGGTAGAGGATATCCTGGTCACCCTCGACGTCGAGGAGGAAATGGCTGCCCCCGGGCGGCTGGTGGTGTGCCATCACCCGCTGTTCCTGAAGCCGCCTGTGGATCTCAGGCTGGACAGGCCCCTGGGCAGGCTCCTTGGCGAGATGGTAAGGGCTGGCACATCGGTACTGGTTGCCCATACCAACCTGGACGCGGCGAGGCAAGGCACGGCTGATGCCCTCTACTTGGTGCTCAAGGAGCCCCTGGGGCTGCAGGATGCTGTGCCCTTTGCAGGGAGCAGGGAGTACTGGAAGATAGTGGTGTTCGTGCCAGCGGGTCACGAAGACGAGGTCAGGGAAGCCCTGGCCTCCGCTGGCGCCGGCCACATTGGAAGGTACAGTCACTGCTCATTCCAGGCTAGGGGTACCGGTACCTTCAAGCCCTCTGAAGGCGCCACACCATACACCGGGCGCGCAGGCCAGCTGGAGAGGGTGGAAGAGTTCCGCCTGGAGACTGTCGTGGAGAGCGCCCTGGCCCCTGGTGTGGTCAGGTCTATGCTGGATGCTCACCCGTACGAGGAGGTCGCCTACGACCTCTACCCCGTGGCCCAGAAGGGGCCTGGCAGGTTTGGACGGATTGCGGATCTAGATACGCCGCTTTCCATGGAAGACCTGGCGATCAGGGTCTCCGCGGCCCTGTCATCCCCAGTGCGGTCAGTGGGTTCCGGTGAGATACCGCGCCTGGCACTGGTCCCGGGAAGCGGGTGTGAGTTCCTGCAGGAGGCATCCTCCATGGGCGCCCGGTGCCTCATAACCGGGGACGTGCGGTATCACCAAGCCCGGGAGGCACTGTCCATGGGCTTCGGCCTCCTGGATGCAGGGCACTTTGCCACCGAGGTGCCTGTTGTCGCGAGGCTGGCCGGTACATTGAGGGAAGGGTTGAGTGCCCGGAACCTGGCAGTTCCGGTGAATGCATGGCAGTCTTCGGATCCCTTCCGGTACTGGGGGTGTTCTTGA
- a CDS encoding class I SAM-dependent methyltransferase: MRTLPGRLKSIASMVRPGTVAADVGTGHGLLAVYLVASGVCPGVIATEVNPMPLVHARDRAAQEGVSGMIEFRLGWGLEPLAPGEAGCIIVAGLGGDLMLRVLLGRPEVARAAPLVLGPVAREESLRRGLLVHGFRITQEDIVMDRGRIYQTIAAEAGDDAVGPDVFLEIGPRAWEMRHPLIRCLISRRIERYGGIIREMEKGAGAKASSRLRAYRRRLDELLALREDLDGEAQG; the protein is encoded by the coding sequence ATGAGAACGCTGCCAGGCCGGCTGAAGAGCATAGCCTCAATGGTGAGACCGGGCACAGTGGCGGCGGACGTGGGGACGGGTCACGGCCTCCTGGCAGTCTACCTGGTGGCTAGCGGTGTCTGCCCTGGTGTCATAGCCACAGAGGTTAACCCTATGCCCTTAGTACATGCCCGGGACCGGGCTGCCCAGGAGGGTGTATCGGGCATGATTGAGTTCCGCCTGGGCTGGGGACTGGAACCGCTGGCCCCCGGTGAGGCCGGCTGCATTATCGTGGCGGGACTGGGAGGCGACCTGATGCTCAGGGTTCTCCTGGGCCGCCCTGAGGTAGCCAGGGCAGCCCCTCTTGTTCTTGGCCCCGTGGCCAGGGAGGAGTCCCTCAGGAGGGGGCTTTTGGTTCACGGCTTCAGGATAACCCAGGAGGACATCGTGATGGATAGAGGCCGTATCTACCAGACCATCGCAGCGGAAGCCGGCGATGATGCGGTGGGCCCGGATGTCTTCCTGGAGATCGGTCCCAGGGCGTGGGAGATGAGACACCCTCTCATCCGGTGCCTTATCTCAAGAAGGATTGAGAGATACGGTGGCATAATAAGGGAGATGGAGAAAGGCGCCGGGGCCAAGGCCTCTTCCAGGCTCCGGGCCTACCGCAGAAGGCTTGACGAACTGCTGGCGCTAAGGGAGGATCTGGACGGTGAAGCCCAGGGTTAG
- a CDS encoding ribonuclease HI family protein, which yields MKAVLHVDGASRGNPGEAGAGFWLHDGQGQRIAQVSRYVGVSTNNVAEYMALIWGLEEAKRLGVRDITIKTDSELVVRQVQGIYRVRHDNLTPLFNRTMGILKGFQHWEILHIPRALNKEADKLANQAIDGSSSLQIRF from the coding sequence GTGAAGGCCGTGCTCCATGTGGATGGTGCCTCAAGGGGCAATCCTGGGGAAGCCGGTGCAGGCTTCTGGCTCCATGACGGGCAGGGACAGAGAATTGCACAGGTGTCAAGGTATGTTGGGGTCTCCACAAACAACGTTGCGGAGTACATGGCATTGATCTGGGGCCTTGAAGAGGCTAAGCGTCTTGGAGTGAGAGACATCACCATCAAGACCGACAGCGAACTTGTAGTCCGCCAGGTGCAGGGCATCTACAGGGTGCGGCATGACAACCTGACACCCTTGTTCAACCGCACAATGGGGATTCTGAAGGGTTTTCAGCATTGGGAAATACTGCATATACCAAGGGCTCTCAACAAAGAAGCGGACAAGCTGGCCAACCAGGCCATTGATGGATCTTCAAGCCTGCAAATCCGGTTCTAG
- a CDS encoding PQQ-binding-like beta-propeller repeat protein, with translation MRYKTGLRIPGRTMATFTPWWELQWGFWTNRAIYSSPAIAGSSICVGCNDGALYAVDTRSGKKRWEFTTGGPVESSPTVSGGMVIFRSGHRNLYAVGG, from the coding sequence CTGCGGTACAAGACGGGGTTGCGTATTCCGGGGCGTACGATGGCAACCTTTACGCCTTGGTGGGAACTCCAGTGGGGGTTCTGGACCAACCGGGCCATCTACTCCTCCCCAGCCATCGCCGGCTCCTCAATTTGCGTGGGATGCAACGACGGAGCCCTCTACGCAGTGGACACACGCTCAGGCAAGAAGCGCTGGGAGTTTACGACCGGGGGTCCTGTGGAGTCCTCACCCACGGTATCCGGCGGCATGGTGATCTTCCGAAGCGGTCACAGGAACCTCTATGCGGTGGGTGGCTAG
- a CDS encoding metalloregulator ArsR/SmtB family transcription factor produces the protein MDPANLERIRSSLDALPHVAEVFNALGDNTRIRILYALRESELCVCELASLLDLTPQAVSYHLRLLRVLRLVKYRKEGKTVFYSLDDEHVVLMLQQALDHLTHN, from the coding sequence ATCGATCCCGCAAATCTGGAGAGGATCAGGTCATCCCTGGATGCCCTCCCCCATGTAGCCGAAGTGTTTAACGCGCTAGGGGACAACACGCGGATCAGGATCCTCTACGCATTGCGCGAGAGTGAACTCTGCGTCTGCGAGCTCGCCTCTTTGCTGGATCTTACGCCCCAGGCGGTCTCCTATCACCTCAGGCTCCTTCGTGTCTTGAGACTGGTAAAGTACCGCAAGGAAGGCAAGACGGTCTTCTACTCCCTCGATGATGAGCACGTAGTCTTAATGCTGCAACAAGCCTTAGATCACCTTACGCACAACTAA